A stretch of the Pedobacter sp. MC2016-14 genome encodes the following:
- the der gene encoding ribosome biogenesis GTPase Der, whose protein sequence is MSNIIAIVGRPNVGKSTLFNRLTESRKAIVDDFSGVTRDRHYGVAEWIDKQFTVIDTGGYVANSEDVFEAAIREQVIIAIEEATVLLFMVDVTTGITDLDDEIAQLLRRSKKPAFTVVNKVDNTQLENDAAVFYGFGLGEIYTISSMTGSGTGDLLDEVVAHFEDVPLEENSLPKLTIVGRPNVGKSSLINALIGKDRNIVTPIAGTTRDSIHIHYNQFGHEFMFIDTAGLRKKTKVKENIEFYSVMRTIKALEEADVVILMVDAEEGLESQDVNIFHLAEKNKKGIVILVNKWDLIEKNNQTVKVFEDQIRQKLQPFTDVPILFTSVINKQRIFQAIETALEVYKNRGKKIPTSKLNDVMLPIIEKYPPPSLKGKYIKVKYVTQINASSPMFAFFCNLPQYIKEPYKRFIENKLRENFDFKGTPIQIFFRQK, encoded by the coding sequence ATGAGTAACATTATCGCAATTGTCGGAAGACCAAACGTAGGCAAATCTACCCTGTTTAACCGCTTAACAGAAAGTCGTAAAGCCATTGTTGATGATTTTAGCGGTGTAACCCGCGATCGCCATTACGGTGTCGCAGAATGGATTGATAAGCAATTTACGGTAATTGATACGGGTGGTTATGTAGCCAATTCTGAAGATGTTTTTGAAGCCGCCATACGTGAGCAGGTAATCATTGCCATTGAAGAAGCAACAGTATTGTTGTTTATGGTGGATGTAACTACAGGCATCACCGATCTGGACGATGAAATTGCACAATTACTGAGAAGAAGTAAAAAACCGGCATTTACAGTTGTAAATAAAGTTGACAATACCCAACTGGAAAATGACGCCGCCGTATTTTATGGTTTTGGTTTAGGAGAAATCTATACCATTTCATCCATGACAGGTTCTGGTACCGGAGATCTACTTGACGAAGTAGTTGCTCATTTTGAAGATGTACCGCTTGAAGAAAATTCTTTACCGAAGCTAACCATTGTTGGAAGGCCTAACGTAGGTAAATCATCATTGATCAATGCCTTGATTGGGAAAGACAGAAATATTGTAACCCCAATTGCAGGTACCACCCGCGATTCCATTCACATCCATTACAATCAGTTTGGGCATGAGTTCATGTTTATTGATACCGCTGGTTTAAGAAAGAAAACCAAAGTAAAAGAGAACATAGAGTTTTATTCTGTAATGCGTACCATTAAGGCGCTGGAAGAAGCTGATGTGGTAATTTTAATGGTTGATGCAGAGGAAGGTTTAGAATCTCAGGATGTGAACATCTTTCACCTTGCAGAGAAGAATAAAAAAGGTATCGTTATTTTGGTTAACAAATGGGACCTGATCGAAAAGAACAACCAAACGGTTAAAGTATTTGAAGATCAGATCCGTCAGAAATTACAGCCTTTTACAGATGTGCCTATTCTGTTTACCTCTGTGATCAATAAACAAAGGATTTTTCAGGCAATAGAAACTGCTTTAGAAGTTTATAAAAACAGGGGCAAAAAGATCCCTACCTCTAAATTAAATGATGTGATGCTGCCGATCATTGAAAAATATCCGCCACCATCATTAAAAGGCAAATACATCAAAGTAAAATATGTAACGCAGATTAATGCAAGTTCACCCATGTTTGCTTTCTTTTGTAATCTGCCGCAATACATTAAAGAGCCTTACAAGCGTTTTATTGAGAACAAGCTAAGAGAGAACTTTGATTTTAAAGGTACGCCAATACAGATCTTCTTTAGGCAGAAATAA
- the era gene encoding GTPase Era, with translation MSHKAGFVSIIGKPNVGKSTLMNALIGEKLSIITPKAQTTRHRILGIVNEAHYQIVFSDTPGIIKPKYGLQDSMMSAVNGSLTDADLLLFVTDINEVHDENDVLEKILNTTIPMVVLINKIDNATQEQVDEKTAYWQEQLKPKHIFAISALHKYNLEGILRMILDNIPEHAPYYDKEDLTDRSQRFFVSEIVREKIFNNYQKEIPYSTEVVVTSFKEEEKITRISVEIIVERDSQKNILIGKGGAMLKKVGTEARKDIEKFLEQKVFLETFVKVLPDWRSKKNYLKSFGYEN, from the coding sequence ATGTCGCATAAAGCTGGTTTTGTAAGTATAATTGGTAAGCCCAATGTGGGCAAATCTACGTTAATGAATGCCCTGATAGGGGAGAAGCTTTCTATCATTACCCCGAAGGCCCAAACTACCCGCCACAGAATTTTAGGAATTGTTAACGAAGCGCACTACCAAATTGTGTTTTCCGATACGCCGGGCATCATAAAACCCAAGTACGGACTGCAGGATTCGATGATGAGTGCGGTTAACGGATCGCTTACAGATGCCGACCTGCTTTTGTTTGTAACCGACATTAACGAAGTGCATGATGAAAACGATGTGCTCGAAAAAATACTCAATACTACCATCCCGATGGTGGTGCTGATTAACAAAATTGACAATGCCACCCAGGAACAGGTAGACGAAAAAACCGCCTACTGGCAAGAGCAGCTTAAGCCTAAACATATCTTTGCCATTTCGGCACTCCATAAATACAACCTTGAAGGCATCCTGCGAATGATCCTGGACAATATCCCGGAACATGCCCCGTATTACGACAAAGAAGACCTGACCGATCGTAGCCAGCGTTTCTTTGTGTCTGAAATTGTAAGGGAAAAGATCTTTAACAACTACCAGAAAGAAATCCCTTATAGTACAGAAGTAGTGGTGACCTCTTTTAAAGAAGAAGAGAAAATTACCCGCATCAGTGTAGAAATTATAGTAGAGCGCGATTCTCAAAAGAACATCCTGATTGGAAAAGGCGGCGCAATGCTTAAAAAAGTTGGAACAGAAGCGCGGAAGGATATTGAGAAATTCCTGGAACAGAAAGTTTTTCTGGAAACCTTTGTTAAGGTGCTGCCAGACTGGAGAAGTAAAAAGAATTATTTAAAAAGTTTCGGGTACGAAAATTAA
- a CDS encoding 2'-5' RNA ligase family protein → MDSNGLNQYLGIIEPDTQVASDVQDMKTRCKKEYRWLSAVYSKPHFTVFEIIQPASNEERLMKNFERNIGKISPFQIDLCGFDYFSIPAFALYVKLKNEKEFSGMAQYIRKFSNPILKSGKSCRSHYNIKDAHLTIAKGILEPDFIKVAESWKNLEYHSSTIADRIVLLRRPFTYVKLKYEKIGTYWFRGEGPLDTQISLF, encoded by the coding sequence ATGGACAGTAATGGACTTAATCAGTATCTAGGAATAATAGAGCCGGATACGCAGGTTGCATCAGATGTACAGGACATGAAAACTCGTTGTAAGAAGGAATACCGCTGGCTTTCCGCAGTTTATTCTAAGCCCCATTTTACCGTTTTTGAAATTATTCAACCTGCTTCAAACGAAGAAAGATTGATGAAAAATTTTGAGAGAAATATTGGAAAAATTTCACCTTTCCAAATAGACCTTTGTGGCTTTGATTATTTTTCAATACCTGCCTTTGCACTTTATGTGAAACTTAAAAATGAAAAAGAATTTTCAGGAATGGCCCAATATATCAGGAAGTTTTCAAATCCGATATTGAAGTCAGGAAAAAGTTGTCGGTCCCACTACAATATAAAAGATGCTCATTTAACCATTGCAAAAGGGATTTTGGAGCCTGATTTTATCAAGGTGGCGGAAAGCTGGAAAAATCTCGAATATCATTCTAGTACTATTGCAGATCGCATTGTATTATTACGTAGGCCATTTACCTATGTCAAGCTCAAATATGAAAAAATCGGTACGTATTGGTTTAGGGGAGAAGGACCATTAGATACTCAGATATCACTGTTCTGA
- a CDS encoding RtcB family protein: MGNLRTKDLSKIGYHDDQLRSLVIGIASKNFKHHSKQQLLELLVNIKNNPEAFLDNDLTCKIAEKVIGKTTAPLFKAFDLRNEPVFCKTYGGKGIEQSARKQMELANLLPVSVQGALMPDAHMGFGLPIGGVLATDNAVIPYAVGMDIGCRMAISIIDENDVFLKRFEYQIKQALKNHTHFGMEGGLETRQEHEILDSPVFNQISFLKPLRGKAVRQLGTSGNGNHFVEFGEIELFANNTLGLPAKKYTALLTHSGSRGLGSAIARHYTQIAMNTCKLPRYAQQLAWLDMDSEAGQEYWLTMTLAGDYAKACHERIHANLLKVLGLQALHLVENYHNFAWKDQLADGREVIIHRKGATPAHKGELGIIPGSMTTAAYLVSGKGTSESLYSASHGAGRIMSRQKAKDNMTVSAMKKLLNNAHVTLIGGTVEENPLAYKDIETVIAAQHELVDIQGKFHPRIVRMNKD; encoded by the coding sequence ATGGGCAATTTACGAACAAAAGATTTAAGTAAAATAGGTTATCATGATGATCAGCTGCGAAGCCTTGTCATTGGCATAGCCTCTAAAAATTTCAAACACCATAGCAAACAGCAACTGCTGGAGCTGTTGGTAAACATTAAAAATAATCCTGAAGCATTCTTGGACAATGATTTAACATGCAAGATAGCTGAAAAGGTAATTGGCAAAACAACAGCACCATTATTTAAGGCATTTGACCTTCGGAATGAACCTGTGTTTTGTAAAACCTATGGAGGCAAGGGCATTGAACAATCGGCAAGAAAACAAATGGAATTGGCTAATCTACTACCCGTAAGTGTACAGGGCGCTTTAATGCCTGATGCACACATGGGCTTTGGTCTGCCTATTGGTGGTGTATTGGCTACAGACAATGCAGTTATCCCTTATGCAGTAGGCATGGATATAGGCTGCCGTATGGCAATTTCTATCATTGATGAGAACGATGTTTTTTTAAAACGATTTGAATACCAAATCAAACAAGCTTTAAAGAATCACACCCACTTTGGTATGGAAGGTGGTTTGGAAACCAGGCAAGAGCATGAGATACTAGACAGCCCTGTTTTTAACCAAATTTCCTTTTTGAAACCCTTACGTGGTAAGGCTGTGAGGCAACTAGGTACATCTGGCAATGGCAACCACTTTGTTGAATTTGGTGAAATTGAATTATTTGCTAACAACACATTAGGCTTACCAGCAAAAAAGTATACTGCTTTGTTAACGCATTCAGGTAGCCGGGGGTTAGGATCAGCAATAGCCAGACATTACACCCAGATAGCCATGAATACCTGCAAACTGCCACGTTATGCACAACAACTAGCCTGGTTAGATATGGACAGCGAGGCAGGACAAGAATACTGGCTTACCATGACTTTGGCGGGTGATTATGCGAAAGCTTGCCACGAGCGTATCCATGCTAACCTGTTAAAGGTTTTAGGCTTGCAAGCACTGCACCTGGTAGAAAACTATCATAATTTTGCATGGAAGGACCAATTAGCTGATGGGCGGGAGGTAATCATCCACCGTAAAGGGGCAACACCAGCACATAAAGGTGAGCTGGGTATTATCCCTGGTAGTATGACCACAGCAGCCTATCTGGTATCCGGCAAAGGAACCAGCGAGTCATTGTATTCTGCCTCGCACGGCGCTGGGCGGATCATGAGCAGACAAAAGGCTAAGGACAACATGACGGTTTCGGCTATGAAAAAGTTATTGAACAACGCACACGTAACCTTAATTGGCGGCACTGTTGAAGAAAACCCTTTAGCGTATAAGGATATTGAGACAGTTATAGCAGCACAGCATGAGTTGGTTGATATCCAGGGCAAGTTTCACCCACGTATTGTGAGGATGAATAAGGATTAG
- a CDS encoding alcohol dehydrogenase catalytic domain-containing protein, protein MPEIQHPEDAIIRVTRSCICGSDLHLYHGMVPDTRVGSTFGHEFTGVVEEVGPLVQNLKVGDQVLVPFNIACGKCNFCKQGLFGNCHESNPMATAVGGIFGYSHTAGGYDGGQAEYVRVPYADVGPTVIPAEMDPDDAVLLTDVVPTEYQAAEMGGIKPGDTVSRRYLSYRNANTPVYSAGLSCLAPQSSPNQGGSTHIV, encoded by the coding sequence ATGCCAGAGATTCAACATCCTGAAGATGCAATCATCCGGGTTACCCGCAGTTGTATCTGCGGCTCAGATCTCCACCTGTACCATGGTATGGTACCCGACACCAGGGTAGGCTCTACTTTCGGACACGAGTTTACCGGAGTGGTAGAAGAAGTTGGCCCTTTGGTGCAAAACCTCAAAGTTGGCGATCAGGTTCTGGTACCTTTTAACATTGCTTGCGGTAAATGTAATTTTTGCAAGCAAGGTTTATTTGGCAATTGTCATGAATCTAATCCAATGGCCACTGCTGTTGGTGGCATCTTTGGTTATTCTCATACTGCTGGCGGATACGACGGTGGACAGGCTGAATATGTACGGGTTCCATATGCAGACGTTGGCCCTACAGTTATCCCTGCAGAGATGGATCCTGATGACGCCGTATTACTAACTGATGTAGTGCCTACTGAGTACCAGGCGGCAGAAATGGGCGGGATTAAACCGGGAGATACAGTGAGTCGGAGATACCTATCTTATAGAAACGCTAACACACCAGTATATTCTGCGGGTTTATCGTGCCTCGCACCGCAATCTTCCCCAAATCAAGGAGGAAGTACACACATTGTCTGA
- a CDS encoding PDZ domain-containing protein has protein sequence MAFKDLGDILISPSPTDAGKTSAIGSLQFTLPALYSGGYLGASLSEAEGKCKIVGTTPKSPADLAGLQSGDEIETLNGLAITSTDQLIKGIQKNAPDHIVKLVYQRDGKHNTVEIKLGKRPLITSTHIAEKFLGGKSIRYDGFKNVFVHDAKILPTACGGPVFNLDGKFIGINMARYSRTSSVAITLIELNRFVNEAVNYTVEKRNAKR, from the coding sequence TTGGCTTTTAAAGATTTAGGCGATATTTTAATTTCGCCGAGTCCAACCGATGCTGGAAAAACTAGTGCCATTGGCAGTTTGCAGTTTACTCTACCAGCACTATACAGTGGCGGCTATCTTGGCGCAAGCTTATCAGAAGCTGAAGGAAAGTGTAAAATAGTAGGTACAACACCTAAATCTCCTGCAGATTTAGCCGGACTTCAAAGCGGAGATGAAATTGAGACACTAAATGGGCTCGCGATCACTTCTACTGATCAGCTCATCAAAGGTATCCAAAAGAACGCACCAGATCATATCGTAAAGCTTGTTTATCAAAGAGATGGTAAGCACAATACTGTTGAGATCAAATTGGGAAAGCGACCGTTGATTACTTCCACACACATTGCCGAGAAATTTTTAGGTGGCAAAAGCATAAGATATGATGGTTTTAAAAATGTTTTTGTACATGACGCTAAAATTCTGCCAACAGCTTGTGGTGGTCCGGTATTTAACTTAGATGGAAAGTTTATCGGTATTAACATGGCTCGATACAGTCGCACGAGTAGCGTTGCCATCACCCTCATAGAACTCAACAGATTTGTGAACGAGGCAGTAAACTATACTGTTGAAAAAAGGAACGCCAAACGCTAA
- a CDS encoding serine protease, protein MQKLNLIFRTLLFVAFSLSILPTAMGQQVDPEAKKIQSMLKGNLKKAYDATVFIVGYDTVKKRPSGTRFSGVIVNNSGTIITAGHAGRTGNAYLIIFPDHKEYVAIGMGRIALYDAAVLQIKSKDTFPFSEMGWSSSLKVNEPCFSIAYPGSFSPPRSVIRLGYVAELPSARRRQIRTTCLMEPGDSGGPVFDVYGRVIGIRSNITQPLENNFDVPIDMFRKYWSALVKPQDYQFLPKADEIPIDPLANNRIYFKEPNGLSLQLAKLEEKVDKYSVQLVNSADSLQGLGVLLNLANFTQDKSFGKKTYIVSKNSIIGNQVSAKIGNYLIAAKIVYREQESDLVLLELEKKINGGLK, encoded by the coding sequence ATGCAAAAATTAAATTTAATATTTCGTACCCTATTGTTTGTTGCATTCTCGCTGTCAATTCTACCGACAGCGATGGGTCAACAGGTTGATCCTGAGGCTAAGAAAATACAGTCTATGCTTAAGGGTAATTTAAAAAAAGCGTATGATGCAACTGTCTTTATTGTTGGCTATGATACTGTTAAAAAGCGTCCATCTGGCACAAGATTTAGTGGGGTAATAGTAAATAACTCTGGAACGATTATCACGGCTGGACATGCGGGGCGTACAGGTAATGCTTATTTGATCATATTTCCAGATCATAAAGAATATGTTGCCATCGGCATGGGCCGAATTGCGCTATATGACGCAGCAGTATTGCAGATCAAGTCCAAAGATACTTTTCCGTTTTCAGAAATGGGCTGGTCATCATCCCTCAAAGTAAACGAACCTTGCTTTAGCATTGCTTATCCAGGTAGCTTCAGCCCTCCAAGATCAGTCATCCGCCTAGGCTATGTTGCCGAATTGCCTAGTGCTAGAAGAAGACAAATTCGCACCACGTGCTTAATGGAACCAGGTGATTCTGGTGGTCCTGTATTTGATGTTTATGGGCGAGTAATTGGTATCCGTAGTAATATTACCCAGCCCTTGGAAAATAACTTTGATGTTCCTATTGACATGTTCAGGAAATACTGGTCAGCATTGGTTAAACCACAAGACTATCAGTTTTTGCCAAAGGCGGATGAAATTCCTATAGACCCATTGGCAAACAACCGAATTTACTTTAAGGAACCTAATGGACTCTCGCTTCAACTCGCTAAACTTGAAGAAAAAGTAGATAAATATAGCGTTCAATTGGTAAACAGCGCAGACAGTTTGCAGGGCCTGGGAGTCTTATTGAACCTCGCCAATTTTACTCAAGATAAATCTTTCGGTAAAAAAACATATATCGTTTCTAAAAATTCAATTATAGGTAACCAGGTTAGTGCTAAAATTGGCAATTACTTAATAGCAGCTAAAATAGTCTATAGAGAGCAAGAGTCGGATTTGGTATTGCTAGAGTTAGAGAAAAAAATAAACGGTGGTTTAAAATAG
- a CDS encoding TlpA disulfide reductase family protein — MKMIFKNTLTFILLFASCSLTIAQQKTPLIVGDAAPEIRYSKWLKGTPVSSYEKDRLYVLEFWATWCGPCIAAMPGLSEFARKHPEVTVIAYNVWEKVGGRPYESSLPNVEKFVKSMGNNMDFNVAVDNNEEYVSKNWLKNAGISGIPSTMLVKDGKLIWIGSPSGLEAMVASVQSGAQNAAPKVSEEERAKVAATINKQESISENYDKALAAKDYKGAIAALDKILADHPDMSYGITMKKFTTYLDFLDEKKGVEVAQNFLATTTIGGNTVANFGTAIAERTGLKPATYLFGTECLKLYISRSKGEVNPLVYDYIAKCYFLAGDYKNAVKNQQVVVEKTRDALTAGKGGARITKELVAQYEETLKEYQAKASRK, encoded by the coding sequence ATGAAAATGATCTTTAAAAATACACTAACATTTATATTGTTATTTGCAAGTTGTTCGCTAACAATAGCTCAACAGAAAACACCTTTAATCGTGGGCGATGCCGCACCGGAAATCAGATATTCAAAATGGCTGAAAGGCACCCCAGTGAGTTCTTACGAGAAGGACCGACTGTACGTTCTGGAATTTTGGGCAACCTGGTGCGGTCCCTGCATTGCTGCCATGCCTGGACTTTCAGAATTCGCAAGAAAGCATCCCGAAGTTACCGTGATCGCATACAATGTTTGGGAAAAAGTAGGCGGCAGACCTTATGAATCATCGCTTCCCAATGTAGAAAAGTTTGTAAAGAGTATGGGGAACAATATGGATTTCAATGTTGCTGTAGACAATAACGAAGAATACGTTTCCAAAAATTGGCTGAAGAATGCAGGTATTAGTGGTATCCCTTCAACCATGTTGGTTAAAGATGGTAAATTAATTTGGATTGGAAGTCCTTCCGGACTTGAAGCCATGGTAGCATCGGTTCAAAGTGGGGCGCAAAATGCAGCTCCAAAAGTCTCCGAAGAGGAGAGAGCTAAAGTCGCTGCCACTATAAATAAGCAAGAATCGATATCGGAAAACTATGATAAAGCTTTAGCAGCAAAAGATTACAAAGGCGCAATTGCTGCTCTTGACAAGATTTTAGCTGATCATCCGGACATGTCTTATGGGATAACCATGAAGAAATTCACAACATATTTAGATTTCTTGGATGAGAAAAAAGGTGTCGAAGTGGCACAAAATTTTTTAGCAACTACTACTATTGGCGGCAATACAGTTGCGAACTTTGGAACTGCAATTGCTGAACGTACAGGTCTTAAACCAGCAACTTATCTCTTCGGAACAGAATGTCTTAAACTGTATATTTCCAGAAGTAAGGGAGAGGTAAATCCATTGGTATACGATTATATAGCTAAATGTTATTTTCTGGCTGGTGACTATAAAAATGCTGTCAAAAACCAACAAGTCGTTGTTGAGAAAACTCGCGATGCACTGACGGCAGGCAAAGGCGGAGCAAGGATTACCAAGGAACTTGTTGCCCAATACGAAGAAACCTTAAAAGAGTACCAGGCAAAAGCAAGTAGAAAATAA
- a CDS encoding TlpA disulfide reductase family protein, translating into MSIVTLTAIAQEKPFIIKGNITEKTKGMIYLQYKNIENKSVTDSAVIEKGAFLFKGNIDGVTEAKVMETKRPTKSANFFQIFLTPGAQALSINGSDFSSGVVKGTAIADEVKKLREMKGELLPQFSKAMDAYEDANLAVAPAKINKADEETITRLRVAAEEARKKLIPIYTQLKAKEREFMDKYPQGYVTAYLLQADLKSPDAQKRYSLLSPEVAKSAVGKAIDKQLNIIRNGAVGAVAPGFTATELKGEKLSLADYKGKYVLLDFWASWCKPCRAGNPHLLSLYDKYKAKGFEIIGVSDDDSAIPAWKKAIDDDKIGVWKHVLRGLKRLPDGGFDRSASIADLYTVEVYPTKILIDSKGVIIGRYAGEDAEMDKKLAEIFNVGK; encoded by the coding sequence ATGTCAATAGTAACATTGACAGCTATTGCCCAAGAAAAGCCCTTTATAATTAAAGGGAATATCACTGAAAAAACGAAAGGGATGATTTATTTACAATACAAGAATATTGAAAACAAGTCAGTTACCGATAGTGCAGTAATTGAAAAAGGTGCTTTTTTATTTAAAGGCAATATTGACGGTGTTACCGAAGCCAAGGTAATGGAGACCAAAAGACCAACTAAATCAGCAAACTTTTTTCAGATTTTCCTAACTCCCGGTGCTCAAGCTCTCTCCATCAATGGAAGCGATTTTTCTAGCGGTGTGGTTAAAGGAACTGCTATAGCTGATGAGGTAAAAAAGCTGCGGGAAATGAAAGGCGAGCTTTTACCTCAGTTCTCGAAGGCGATGGATGCTTATGAAGATGCAAATCTTGCTGTAGCTCCTGCTAAAATAAACAAAGCTGATGAAGAGACGATCACCAGACTTAGGGTAGCAGCCGAAGAAGCGAGGAAAAAGTTGATCCCGATTTATACTCAATTGAAAGCTAAGGAGCGCGAATTTATGGATAAATATCCGCAGGGATATGTAACTGCCTATTTGCTACAAGCTGATTTGAAATCACCAGATGCTCAGAAAAGATACAGCTTATTATCTCCTGAAGTTGCGAAAAGTGCCGTAGGAAAAGCAATAGACAAACAGTTGAACATCATAAGAAATGGTGCTGTTGGTGCAGTTGCTCCGGGCTTCACAGCTACCGAACTTAAAGGCGAAAAACTGAGTCTAGCAGATTACAAGGGAAAATACGTGTTGCTTGATTTTTGGGCATCTTGGTGCAAACCATGTCGCGCTGGTAATCCACATTTATTATCACTTTATGATAAATACAAAGCCAAGGGCTTCGAGATTATTGGGGTTTCTGATGACGATTCTGCAATCCCTGCCTGGAAAAAAGCAATAGATGACGATAAAATCGGGGTATGGAAACATGTTCTTCGAGGATTGAAAAGACTGCCGGATGGTGGATTTGATCGTAGCGCATCTATTGCCGATCTATATACTGTAGAGGTATACCCAACCAAGATATTGATCGATAGCAAAGGCGTAATCATTGGAAGATACGCTGGTGAAGATGCTGAAATGGATAAAAAATTGGCCGAAATATTTAACGTAGGAAAATGA
- a CDS encoding PKD-like family lipoprotein has product MKKLFSLYAIILSAVLLVSCYKDESNYNLVDVNKITITGINERYVQITARDTLKINPTIGSGADAQLYEYAWIRYSALAPYGIIDTISRDRNLSYPVKGSPGNFHVIYSVKNKTNGLSGNFMLTLEVTSIYSKGHYFLKETEDGNSDMDLLIDDGTVLTDIVKKTNGASLLGKPRSMGVMYNRPVVDPYTLTRTNAHALGLITFDKKVGIYRVADMYQLFDHTSMFYAEPNDIPYKFYTNHAQSVYLSSSGVYTTSGIGTGKYGAPVNEAVIGASDQWAMAVGNVGFVYWDEINRRILFHNYQSIAMEITTTTNFPTTNLNYNCVFMGNTGNVVNILFRDRSDASKMSLYQLTSVAPSPFTVPTVASIRNIASTSKLHTATYFGANERTAQMIYFVNANKLYYYNLTNNEEVAILPQGLPADETITYVSNRFNYYETPKLDFFTVATYKDGNYKVFMYNMVGGLPVGAAVRTASGKGKIKEIHHVGTTYNSITEGGGSLLFSYSR; this is encoded by the coding sequence ATGAAAAAACTATTTTCTCTATATGCAATAATTCTCAGTGCAGTTTTATTGGTCTCGTGTTACAAAGACGAAAGCAACTATAACCTTGTTGATGTCAACAAAATAACAATTACTGGAATTAACGAAAGATATGTACAGATTACTGCAAGGGATACCTTGAAAATCAATCCGACAATTGGATCAGGTGCAGATGCTCAGCTGTATGAATACGCTTGGATACGTTATTCCGCATTGGCGCCCTATGGTATTATCGATACGATCAGTCGTGACCGGAACTTGTCTTACCCGGTTAAAGGCAGTCCAGGAAACTTTCATGTCATATATTCGGTGAAAAACAAAACAAATGGTTTGAGCGGAAATTTTATGCTAACCCTGGAGGTGACAAGTATCTACAGCAAGGGGCATTATTTTCTTAAGGAAACTGAAGATGGCAATAGCGACATGGATCTGTTGATTGATGATGGTACAGTATTAACCGATATCGTCAAAAAAACGAATGGGGCATCACTTCTTGGAAAGCCACGCAGCATGGGAGTGATGTATAACCGGCCAGTTGTAGATCCCTATACACTTACCCGTACCAATGCCCATGCCCTTGGCCTGATTACATTTGATAAAAAAGTTGGGATTTATCGCGTTGCGGACATGTATCAATTATTTGATCATACGTCCATGTTCTACGCAGAACCAAATGATATACCCTATAAGTTTTATACCAATCACGCGCAAAGTGTTTACTTATCGAGTTCCGGAGTGTATACCACCTCTGGCATTGGAACGGGTAAATATGGTGCTCCCGTAAACGAAGCCGTGATAGGTGCAAGTGACCAATGGGCCATGGCTGTTGGAAACGTTGGATTTGTTTATTGGGACGAAATAAATCGTCGGATATTATTTCACAATTACCAATCGATAGCGATGGAAATTACTACGACCACCAACTTCCCAACAACTAACCTGAATTATAATTGCGTGTTCATGGGGAATACGGGCAACGTTGTAAATATCTTGTTTAGAGACCGCTCTGATGCGTCTAAGATGTCACTTTATCAGTTGACTAGTGTTGCCCCTAGCCCCTTTACCGTACCCACGGTAGCAAGTATCAGGAATATTGCTTCTACTTCCAAATTGCACACCGCAACATACTTTGGTGCAAACGAAAGGACGGCCCAGATGATATATTTTGTAAATGCTAACAAACTATATTATTATAACCTCACCAATAATGAGGAAGTTGCTATTTTACCACAGGGTTTGCCTGCCGATGAAACCATTACTTATGTTTCCAACAGGTTTAACTACTATGAAACGCCAAAGCTTGATTTCTTTACCGTTGCTACTTATAAGGATGGCAACTACAAGGTTTTTATGTATAATATGGTTGGCGGCCTACCTGTTGGAGCAGCCGTTAGAACGGCTTCGGGCAAAGGTAAGATAAAGGAAATTCATCACGTAGGTACAACTTATAATTCGATTACCGAGGGAGGCGGAAGTTTACTTTTTAGTTATTCTCGATAA